gggagaaataaatgaagaaataataagtgGGCATATAAGTTATGGTCCTTATTTAGGACCttgggaaaatggaaagaattttggAGAGAATTCTTTGTAAGGTAATATATGCTTAATGGAACATCACTTCAACCTCCCATGAGATTCTTTATGTAGCAAGGTAAATTGAACGTGAAAATtccactagaaaaaaatgaaaagtcagaagtatatatttatttaaatgatacaaACTCTATAGATTAAAACCCATCTTATCAGAGTGCCTAGttgactcagtcagaagagcatgtgactcgatcccagagttaggagtttgagccccatgttgggtgtacagattactacaaataacttaaaaaaaaaaacttaaacaatattattatcttaaaaaaaacccaccttatCAGTATGATGATAAAATCATTTggttcttggggatccctgggtggcgcagcggtttggcgcctgcctttggcccagggcgcgatcctggagacccgggatcgaatcccacgtcgggctcccggtgcatggagcctgcttctccctctgcctgtgtctctgcctctctctctctctgtgtgactatcataaataaataaataaattaattaaaaaaaaaaaatcatttggttcTTTATCATTCATAAAGTACTTTCACATATGTTTTCTCACTTATTCTTCACAATGATAATGATATCTAATAGGTGATTAGAAAAGGTTTAATGTTATCTGtactttagagatttttatttacttttgggaTTTAGTTATAGGTGGGctcattccagaaaaaaaattgagatgctTAATCTCACAGTTGAGAGGTTGGATAGCTCTCAATTAAAGGACTAGTATGAGGATACTGGAACTCCCACTCAAGCATtttgactccagagcccatgttTTTTCCCACTATACTTGACAGTCTTCTGTTACAATATGACAATGAATCAAAAtacacagatttattttaaaagcacatcaTGGGTGCTCGGGGAGCCAAGGGCTTTGGTGCAGACATGGCCAAGTCCAAGAACCACACCACGCATAACCAGTCACGAAAATGGCACAGAAATGGCATCAAGAAACCCCGGTCACAAAGATACGAATCTCTTAAGGGGGTAGACCCCAAGTTCCTGAGGAACATGTGCTTTGCCAAGAAGCACAACAAGAAGGGCCTGAAGAAGATGCAGGTCAACAATGCCAAGGCCATGACTGCGTTTGCTGAGGCTATCAAGGCCCTTGTCAAGCCCAAGGAGGTTAAGCCCAAGATCCCAAAGGGCGGCAGCCGCAAGCTCAATCAACTTGCCTGCATCGCTCATCCCAACCTCAGGAAATGTGCTCGTGCCTGCATTGCCAAAGGTCTTAGGCTCTGCTGGccaaaggccaaggccaaggctcaAACCAAGGCCCAGGCTGCAGCTGCATCCCCGGGTCCGGCTCCTGCTTCTACTCCTGCAGCGCAGTCTCCCAAAGGTGCCCAGGCCCCCACAAAGGCTCCAGTGTAGAGGCTTCTGCCTGCCAGTGTGAGGACGGAAGGACTGGAATGACCCCTGGGCTTCTGTCTGCATGGGCCTGGTGTCCTCCTGTGCTATTTGTACAAATAAACCTGCGGCAGGAtctgtcaaaaaattaaaaataaaaataaaaataaaagcacatcaTGTTTAATGGAATGGAACAGATTCCAGACACatataaattcttagaagaattTATCATAAGTTGGCATTATTTTCATGGTCCTGTGTGTTCATATCTTGTAAAATTACCTCAAATTATTTTAGGaagtaggaaaaatataaacaaagaatgaaaaaaatgaatgcatgaagttaataatatatttcaaatttgaaataataCTTAGGGGGAGAATACTTGTACACATTTTGTTGGAATAATCAACCATAGTATAGTACTGAAAATTAGTCACCCATATTTCACACtcaatattgcaaaaaaaaattttccaggtaagttaaaatattagtttccttCATAGTAGGCTCTTAAGAGATATTCattaattgaataaatatctttaaaaaattagaattcctGGTGGGTTCATAGGTGATTTCTGGTTCCaagaatttataaaaagaattgtattccatgaccaagtgggatttatccagATGTGTATGTAAAGCTTGTTCAAAGTTCAAAACTCAAGGAATGAAATCCATTATATCAACAAgctaatatagaaaaaatatgatcaatagatgcagaaaaagcatttgacaaaatctaacacccattcacgataaaaaaaaaaaaaacctctcgtAAATTAACAATAGAGGGGAATTTACTCAACTTGATGaagaatatctgaaaaaaaactACAGCTAACTTCATACTTGTGGTGAGAAATTTAAAGCTTTCCTATTAAGATCAAGAATAAggcaagggggatccctgggtggcgcagcaggttagcgcctgcctttggcccagggtgcgatcctggacacccgggatcaaatcccacatcgggctctcggtgcatggagcctgcttctccctctgcctgtgtctctgcctctctctctctctgtgactatcataaataaataaaaattaaaaaaaatgttttaagaacaaggcaaggatgtccttCTTCACTATTCCTTTTTCAACACCGTGCTGGAAATCCTAGCtaatggaataagaaaagaaaggaaataaaaaatacactgattggggaggaagaaataaaactgtctttattcacagataacataatggtctatgtagaaaattccaaagactcaaaacaaacaaacaaacaaacaaaacaaaacaaccccccccccccggaactAATAAAGCAATTATAGCAAGGCTGAAGGATGCAAGGCTTAAGATACAAAAGTCATTCATGTTCTTATATATCAGTAAGTGGGACAAGTAGAATTTGAAGTTAAAAGCACaatatcatttacattagcaccccaAAATTAAacacttaggtataaatctaacaataCATGAGACatatacaaagaaaactacaaaattctgatAAAAGATACCaaggaagaactaaataaatgaagagatattccATGTCATGGATAGAAGGAGGCTTTTTAGGGCAGCAAAACTACTCAGTAAGATTCTGTTATGATGAAGACATGTTATAGAATAGGCAACACCAAGAGTGGATCTTAATGTAAaatatggactttgggtgataatgatgtgtctgTGGAgattcatcaattataacaaatgtgccACTGTTGTGGGGGAATTTTGATAAAGGGCAAAGTTACAGCTATGGAGGCAGATGGGATATGGGAAATTCATGtgccttctgctcaattttgctgtgaacccaaAATTACtctgaaacaaaaaattaaaattaaaaaagaattttctctctgtgtgtctctcatgaataaataaataaaatctttttaaaaataaaataaaaaataaatttaaaaatttaaatgttatgggaaggagaggaagctATACATCAATCCCAAATGTGGAAGAGGGATTCATGGAGGTGATCTGAGACAAGGTGAATTTGAACGGATGTGCACTTTAAACATTTGCACAACAAAATGTCTCTGGTTTTCAGTCTAGCTGCCCTTCCTAAATTCTTTCCAATGGCAGAGGAGTTGCTAATCTGATTGGACTAGGACAGGCAATGGGCTGTTCTTACCAGAAAGTGATGTTACTGTGTATGCCTGTAGTTATACATCCAATATTGCTGCCAGCctgctttcccttcttttcttttttaaaaaagattcttatttatttatttatttatttatttatttatttatttatttagacagagagagacagagagtgcacaagtaggcagagaaacaggcagagggagaggaagaagcaggctctctgatgcggggcttaatcccaggacctcgggatcatgacctgagctgaaggcagatgcttaactgactgagcaacccagtgcccctcattttcttttctttgtcctttatgTAACAGGAGGGCTTGCCTTTGCCTGACACATCAGGTTCTTCTCTAACTTGCTCCATATACATAGTAAGCTTTCAGTCTCATACTGCCTTCTTGTTTTAGGAACACTGTGGCAAAGTGTGACCCTTAGTGCCAGACCCAGCTATTTCCTTCCACCATTTCCTGCTTCCAAGACTATATAAAGTATAggaacttttcttctttctttttctttcttctttctttctttctttctttctttctttctttctttctttcttctttcttcttcttcttcttcttcttcttcttcttcttcttcttcttcttctttcttctttcttctctttctcttctttttttgaggtGTCATGGCTTCATCGCTTCTGGCCTCTCTTGTCTCAAATGGAGACTAAAGCTCTACTCTGACTCAAAGTTAGGCAGTTGTGCAGATACTTATTCAGAAATGGATATATGAAGGGAATAAGAAGGTGAGCTTCTATGTATGGAGACTGCCTCCACAATCACATCTGTTCGACCCATCCACTCTGGCCACAGACCTTCCCCTTGACTCAAGCTGGACCATTCAGAGCTCTTTCCTGGGATTTTTCCAACTTGTACTGGGATAGGAATACTGTTATATGCCCATGACCTTGCAATGTGACTCTAAAGCCATTTGTAGCCATGTTCCCCATCATGTGACTGCCATAGAAGAATGAAGTTAAGAATTATAGACAAGCAGAATTGCTTGATAGGTCCCTAGAAATGTCAAGACACAGCTTCTAGTTAGCTTCAGCTTTTCTTAGTTTCATAGGTACATGACATGCATCAATTCACTTTTCTGCTTATGCCTTTTCAAGTTATGTTCTATCATTTGCAACCTAAAGGGTTTTGACTCTTAGAGAAATTGGAAACCTGATTCACCAGGTTCGTGTGACAAAGTAAGCATGGTCatcaaaatgggaataatgtgGGCTTAATACTCCCTGTTAGAGAAAATGCTAACAGAAGATCCCAGATAAGGCTAATTAATCATAGGttcacagaaataaatttaacagacGTCCCGCTAAAGTTTATATCTGCATAACCCCAAACATACCAGCTCTGGTACACAGAGGCTTAATGTGAGCCACTGCACTATAGAATCATATCCTCTCATCCATTTCCAGACCCAGATACTCTTCCAGGCCCTCAGAATTTCCAGGAACCTACTACAACCTCCTCTGTGCCTGCTATGAATCTCCCTCCCCCAAAATGATATG
This window of the Canis lupus dingo isolate Sandy chromosome 5, ASM325472v2, whole genome shotgun sequence genome carries:
- the LOC112647618 gene encoding 60S ribosomal protein L29-like, producing MAKSKNHTTHNQSRKWHRNGIKKPRSQRYESLKGVDPKFLRNMCFAKKHNKKGLKKMQVNNAKAMTAFAEAIKALVKPKEVKPKIPKGGSRKLNQLACIAHPNLRKCARACIAKGLRLCWPKAKAKAQTKAQAAAASPGPAPASTPAAQSPKGAQAPTKAPV